One window from the genome of Pseudomonadota bacterium encodes:
- the rnhA gene encoding ribonuclease HI: MKKVDIFTDGACSGNPGPGGWGTILRYNGHEKELSGGTKDTTNNRMEMTAVIEGLKALTSPCDVTIHSDSQYVIDGATKWLQGWKKRDWKTAGRKPLKNSGLWKTMDEEMARHHSVKWIWVKGHSGHPENERADQLARDAIPYPFPGEEE, encoded by the coding sequence GTGAAAAAAGTCGATATTTTCACCGATGGTGCCTGCAGCGGTAATCCCGGCCCCGGCGGCTGGGGCACGATTCTGCGTTATAACGGGCATGAAAAAGAGCTCTCCGGCGGCACAAAAGATACCACCAATAACCGCATGGAAATGACAGCCGTCATCGAGGGATTGAAGGCTTTAACCTCTCCTTGCGATGTCACCATCCACAGTGACAGCCAATATGTGATCGACGGCGCAACAAAATGGCTGCAGGGCTGGAAAAAACGCGACTGGAAGACAGCCGGTCGCAAACCGCTGAAAAATTCAGGCCTGTGGAAAACCATGGATGAGGAAATGGCCCGCCATCACAGCGTAAAATGGATCTGGGTCAAAGGGCATAGCGGTCATCCCGAAAACGAACGCGCCGACCAGCTGGCGCGTGATGCCATCCCCTATCCTTTTCCGGGTGAAGAGGAATAA
- a CDS encoding homoserine kinase produces MAVYTNIGRSALESFLTHYKTGALKSYEPVAAGINNSNYLLETDSGRYILTLIEDFSPGREALPYITALMDRLNIASLPCPRILNDKDGGKIGVLSGKPALLLSFLEGSAPAPITPAHCAALGDCLARMHKAGQNFALKRPNPWSLPRLLQRKDDYLSYADRFAPGLSKKLLPVIERLQKKWPENLPTGHIHADLFPDNTLFQGERLTGIIDFYLAGEDFLAYDLAICVNAWCFDDEKTFNTEKYTALLNAYQAVLPLTDADKKSLQILHQGAALRFLMSRLAERFNRPQEALVTPHDPNEYLQKLDYHLEHDIRCETGAA; encoded by the coding sequence ATGGCTGTTTACACAAATATCGGACGTTCCGCACTGGAAAGCTTTCTGACGCATTACAAGACGGGTGCGTTAAAAAGCTATGAACCTGTCGCGGCAGGCATTAACAACAGCAATTATTTACTGGAAACGGACTCCGGACGCTATATCCTGACCCTGATTGAAGATTTCTCTCCGGGGCGCGAGGCACTGCCTTACATCACCGCATTGATGGACAGACTGAATATCGCAAGCCTTCCCTGCCCGCGCATCCTGAATGATAAAGACGGCGGAAAAATCGGCGTTTTATCCGGAAAACCCGCCCTGCTTCTCAGCTTTCTGGAGGGCAGCGCCCCCGCGCCGATTACTCCTGCTCATTGCGCCGCCTTGGGGGACTGCCTTGCCCGCATGCACAAAGCCGGACAGAATTTTGCATTGAAGCGCCCGAATCCGTGGTCTCTGCCCCGCCTGCTGCAACGCAAGGACGATTATCTTTCCTATGCCGACAGATTTGCGCCCGGTCTGTCAAAAAAACTGTTGCCCGTCATCGAGCGTTTACAAAAAAAATGGCCGGAAAATCTTCCGACGGGACATATTCATGCCGATCTGTTCCCTGATAATACGCTTTTTCAGGGGGAACGTCTGACAGGCATCATCGATTTCTATCTGGCGGGAGAGGATTTTCTGGCTTATGACCTCGCCATCTGCGTCAATGCATGGTGTTTTGATGATGAAAAAACCTTCAATACGGAAAAATACACCGCTTTGCTGAACGCCTATCAGGCTGTGTTGCCGCTGACGGACGCGGATAAGAAATCCCTGCAAATCCTGCATCAGGGCGCAGCACTGCGCTTTTTAATGAGCCGCCTTGCCGAACGGTTCAACCGCCCGCAGGAAGCGCTGGTCACACCGCATGATCCGAACGAATATCTACAAAAGCTGGACTATCATCTTGAACATGATATCCGCTGCGAAACGGGGGCCGCGTGA